In the genome of Fusarium fujikuroi IMI 58289 draft genome, chromosome FFUJ_chr02, one region contains:
- a CDS encoding probable KAP95 protein, translated as MSSSEINQVLTNSLSPDANLRNAAEQQLTQAAESNFPLYLATLVQELANDSADGSIRAAAGIALKNAFTTRDFARHQELQAKWLQQTDDETKNRVKELTLQTLNSSNTQAGTAAAQVISSIAAIELPRGQWNDLLPFLVKNVSEGADHQKQSSLTTIGYICESQDAELRGALVTHSNAILTAVVQGARKEETNIEVRLAAITALGDSLEFVGNNFKHEGERNYIMQVVCEATQADDSRIQQGAFGCLNRIMALYYENMRFYMEKALFGLTILGMKSDDEDVAKLAVEFWSTVCEEEISIEDDNAQVESSDQMRPFYNFARVAANEVVPVLLLLLTKQDEDATDDEYNLSRAAYQCLQLYAQAVGATIITPVLQFVEGNLRHEDWHNRDAAVSAFGAIMEGPDEKVLDPIVKQALPILITMMDDQSLHVKDSTAYALGRITEACSEAIDPQAQLPTLIESLFKGLLSSAKMAPSCCWALMNLAERFAGDLGASSNAITPHFNNAVSSLLDVTARTETETSVRTAAYEVLNVFVQNAASESLQPVASLSDVIIKRLEETVPLQNQVVSVEDKITLEEMQNSLCTVLQAIISRLDKEIIPQGDRIMQILLQILNSVGGKSSVPDAVFATISALSTAMEEDFVKYMDAFAPFLYNALGNQDEPSLCSMAIGLVSDITRSLGERSQPYCDNFMNYLLNNLRSTTLANQFKPAILQCFGDIAGAIGGHFETYLSVVAQVLEQATTVTASPEGPYEMYDYVVSLREGIMDAWGGIIGAMKVSEKTQALQQYVPLIFNALSIIANDMNRSESLMRASMGVIGDLADAYPDGQLVDAFRQDWLTVMIKETKTNREFQPRTIETARWAREQVKRQLGGSQAVMAN; from the exons ATGTCGAGCTCAGAGATAAACCAGGTGCTCACAAATTCGCTGTCGCCTG ATGCGAACCTGCGAAATGCTGCCGAGCAGCAACTTACCCAAGCCGCTGAGAGCAACTTT CCCCTATACCTCGCAACCCTCGTACAAGAGTTAGCAAACGACTCTGCCGATGGCTCCATCAGAGCTGCTGCCGGTATCGCCCTCAAGAACGCCTTCACAACCCGAGACTTTGCTCGTCATCAGGAATTGCAAGCGAAATGGCTCCAGCAAACAGACGACGAGACCAAGAACAGGGTCAAAGAGCTCACCCTCCAGACTCTTAACTCTTCCAACACCCAGGCTGGCACTGCCGCCGCCCAGGTTATTTCTTCTATTGCCGCTATCGAGTTGCCCCGTGGCCAGTGGAACGATCTGCTACCTttccttgtcaagaatgtGAGCGAGGGTGCGGACCACCAGAAGCAGTCTTCTTTGACCACCATTGGCTACATCTGCGAGAGCCAAGATGCTGAACTGCGCGGGGCTTTGGTAACACACTCAAATGCTATTCTGACTGCTGTTGTGCAAGGAGCCCGAAAGGAGGAAACAAACATCGAGGTTCGCCTCGCTGCCATCACTGCCCTTGGTGACTCGCTCGAATTTGTCggcaacaacttcaagcaCGAGGGAGAGCGAAACTACATTATGCAGGTCGTCTGCGAGGCCACACAAGCCGACGACTCAAGGATACAACAGGGCGCCTTTGGCTGCCTCAACCGAATCATGGCCCTTTACTACGAGAACATGCGATTCTATATGGAGAAGGCCTTGTTTGGTCTTACCATTCTTGGCATGAAgtccgatgacgaggatgtcgCGAAGCTGGCTGTTGAGTTCTGGAGTACCGTTTGCGAAGAGGAGATCTCCATCGAGGATGACAACGCCCAAGTAGAAAGCTCTGACCAGATGCGCCCTTTCTACAACTTTGCCCGCGTTGCTGCCAACGAAGTCGTACCGGTTCTCCTACTTCTCCTCACCAAGCAGGACGAGGACGCCACCGACGACGAGTACAACCTGTCCCGCGCTGCTTACCAGTGTCTGCAGCTGTACGCACAGGCCGTCGGTGCTACGATCATCACACCCGTCCTTCAGTTTGTTGAGGGCAACCTACGTCACGAGGACTGGCATAACCGAGATGCTGCTGTATCTGCTTTCGGCGCTATCATGGAGGGTCCTGACGAGAAGGTCCTGGACCCTATCGTCAAGCAGGCCCTGCCTATCCTCATTACGATGATGGACGATCAGTCCCTGCATGTTAAGGACTCGACTGCGTATGCCCTGGGCAGAATCACCGAGGCATGCTCCGAGGCCATTGACCCTCAGGCGCAACTCCCTACTCTGATCGAGTCgctcttcaagggtcttctcagcagcgcCAAGATGGCACCCTCATGCTGTTGGGCCCTTATGAACTTGGCTGAGCGTTTTGCCGGTGATCTCGGTGCTTCTTCTAACGCTATCACCCCCCACTTCAACAATGCCGTCAGCTCTCTGCTGGATGTTACTGCTCGCACAGAAACTGAGACCTCAGTGCGAACCGCTGCTTATGAGGTTCTCAACGTTTTTGTGCAGAACGCTGCTTCCGAAAGCTTGCAGCCAGTAGCCTCTCTCTCTGATGTAATCATCAAGAGACTCGAAGAGACTGTTCCTCTCCAGAACCAGGTCGTAAGTGTCGAGGACAAGATCACTCTTGAGGAGATGCAGAACAGCCTGTGCACTGTCCTCCAGGCTATCATCTCTCGCCTTGACAAGGAGATCATTCCTCAGGGTGATCGTATCATGCAAATCCTTCTTCAGATCCTCAACAGCGTCGGTGGAAAGTCTAGCGTTCCTGATGCCGTTTTCGCTACCATCAGCGCTCTTTCCACTGCAATGGAGGAGGATTTCGTCAAGTACATGGATGCCTTTGCCCCATTCCTGTACAACGCCCTCGGAAACCAGGACGAGCCCAGTCTCTGCTCCATGGCTATTGGTCTGGTCAGCGACATTACTCGATCTCTGGGCGAGCGCAGCCAGCCTTACTGCGATAACTTCATGAACtacctcctcaacaacctcagG AGTACCACTCTGGCCAACCAATTCAAGCCTGCTATCCTACAATGCTTTGGTGACATTGCTGGTGCCATCGGTGGCCACTTCGAGACATATTTGTCCGTAGTTGCCCAGGTTCTCGAGCAAGCTACAACTGTTACCGCTTCTCCCGAGGGCCCCTACGAGATGTACGACTATGTCGTCTCCCTCCGTGAGGGTATTATGGATGCCTGGGGCGGAATTATTGGCGCCATGAAGGTCAGCGAGAAGA CACAAGCTCTCCAGCAATACGTCcctctcatcttcaacgcccTCAGCATTATCGCTAATGATATGAACCGAAGCGAATCCTTGATGCGGGCTTCCATGGGCGTTATTGG TGACCTTGCTGATGCCTATCCTGACGGCCAACTGGTTGACGCTTTCCGCCAAGACTGGCTCACCGTTATGatcaaggagaccaagaccaaccgGGAATTCCAGCCCCGAACCATCGAGACCGCCCGCTGGGCCCGCGAGCAGGTTAAACGCCAACTGGGTGGCTCTCAGGCCGTCATGGCCAACTGA
- a CDS encoding related to general repressor of transcription, with translation MESSVPVIKRRASIACCRCRQMRSKCVRDRGQPLCKACLDAGVKEGECVFRPRGQRDIDRERRRPRVARKRTAKTTRQDLGRLQCESLAPGTTLSNGWENLPPLPEIVDGINQFTRHYFQLGFIPKEQFPRRILKDRTSVSVFLVVSILSISARLSRPLSRRYGSGIKASEFFMKRATEIALGEIFPTKNTLENCQAFYLLSIAQQGNGLKDESHTSMGLALRIASAIKLHLEQTYAYETSNPTPDAIILRESARRTLWMLHSQDQLHSCSSSPISLAASDIDALLPCDEEDFANGREPPSRAALEGTPRAIKDPSLVNDPNRSLFGTLIQAHGFWGVVTRGAVNYTPYSCPWDPESKFVKVSTKLDQWETSLPPSHQWSRAWLSEYKAKAQDLAYLGVTMIPRLCNIVLRRPYLECILTSSPEYHQRPLVFNQIACDLFNNVLRLYEQIDAQFLGRSSDESVGAQMAAFCVYTCGLFSIYLWRYPNFLNVTCDGQKMFLRSLDILMECKEVWPLASRWVDALRRFARDPDSSFKSENGMADGRDPIHNPLTHLPATTPISSGASPASSLYTRQSNSLASSSIALQSPSPNDISVPIPTTHILPSHFSQPQIQQQLQIHSHPHQLPLSVIPQQQAFVPPQLYMTPDNIANFDMVLGGFNPSAVQAYPIASQGNASLATSIPTAMDITSGPLDPPPDDFLDELNYYSYGSQEWIPANNLFEGYK, from the exons ATGGAGTCCTCCGTCCCAGTCATCAAACGACGAGCTTCAATTGCTTGCTGCCG ATGCCGGCAAATGAGGAGTAAATGTGTCCGCGACCGTGGCCAGCCTCTCTGTAAGGCCTGCTTAGACGCAGGGGTCAAGGAAGGCGAATG CGTCTTCAGGCCACGAGGCCAACGAGATATTGATCGAGAGCGACGGCGTCCACGTGTTGCTCGCAAAAGGACTGCCAAGACAACTCGACAGGATCTGGGACGATTACAATGTGAGAGTCTTGCCCCAGGCACCACACTGAGTAACGGATGGGAAAATCTGCCTCCGCTACCAGAAATCGTTGATGGCATAAACCAGTTCACGCGGCATTACTTTCAACTCGGTTTCATTCCTAAAGAACAATTTCCCCGGCGTATTCTCAAAGATCGCACATCGGTTAGCGTCTTTCTCGTTGTCAGTATTCTTAGTATTTCAGCTCGCCTCAGTCGTCCTCTATCAAGACGGTATGGATCCGGCATCAAGGCATCCGAGTTTTTTATGAAGCGGGCGACAGAAATTGCACTCGGCGAAATATTTCCGACCAAAAATACACTAGAGAACTGCCAGGCCTTTTATCTTCTTAGTATTGCACAGCAAGGGAATGGACTCAAAGATGAGAGCCAT ACGAGCATGGGCCTTGCTCTTCGAATTGCGTCTGCAATCAAGCTGCATTTGGAACAGACTTATGCTTATGAGACTTCGAACCCTACGCCTGATGCCATCATTCTTCGCGAATCCGCACGGAGGACTCTG TGGATGTTACATAGTCAGGATCAGCTACACTCATGCTCTTCCTCACCCATCTCTCTCGCTGCTTCGGATATCGATGCCCTACTACcttgtgatgaagaagacttcGCTAATGGGCGAGAACCTCCTTCGCGAGCAGCTCTTGAAGGTACCCCGCGTGCTATCAAAGACCCAAGCCTGGTCAACGATCCAAACCGGTCTCTTTTCGGTACTCTTATTCAAGCACACGGATTCTGGGGCGTTGTCACACGGGGTGCAGTCAACTATACCCCATACTCTTGTCCATGGGACCCAGAGAGCAAGTTTGTCAAAGTCTCGACAAAGCTTGATCAGTGGGAAACAAGCTTGCCTCCCAGCCATCAATGGAGTAGGGCATGGCTTTCTGAGTACAAGGCCAAAGCACAGGATCTG GCATATCTCGGGGTCACAATGATTCCGCGACTTTGCAATATCGTTCTCCGTCGCCCATACTTGGAGTG TATCCTGACTTCATCACCCGAATATCACCAGAGGCCGTTGGTCTTTAACCAGATAGCCTGCGATCTTTTCAACAATGTTCTTAGACTTTACGAGCAAATCGACGCCCAGTTTCTTGGACGCTCCTCAGATGAAAGTGTCGGTGCACAAATGGCCGCCTTTTGTGTCTACACTTGCGGccttttttctatatatctTTGGCGCTATCCTAACT TTCTGAACGTCACATGCGACGGTCAAAAGATGTTTCTACGCAGCCTGGATATTCTGATGGAATGCAAAGAGGTCTGGCCTCTTGCTTCTCGTTGGGTCGATGCCTTGAGACGCTTTGCTCGAGATCCTGACAGTTCATTTAAAAGCGAAAATGGAATGGCGGATGGCAGAGACCCAATCCACAATCCATTGACTCACCTTCCTGCGACCACGCCGATATCATCTGGCGCTTCGCCTGCTTCGTCCTTGTACACTCGACAAAGCAATTCCCTTGCTTCCAGTTCCATTGCTCTgcaatctccatctccaaacGATATCTCTGTGCCCATACCTACGACTCATATTTTGCCCTCTCATttttctcaacctcaaatcCAACAACAGCTACAGATTCAttcccatcctcatcagctaCCGCTATCGGTAATACCACAGCAGCAGGCTTTTGTTCCACCTCAGCTTTACATGACTCCTGATAACATTGCCAACTTTGACATGGTCCTGGGGGGCTTTAACCCCAGTGCTGTCCAAGCTTATCCGATAGCATCGCAGGGTAACGCCTCGTTAGCAACCAGCATCCCAACAGCTATGGACATCACTAGTGGGCCACTGGACCCTCCTCCAGACGACTTCTTGGACGAGTTGAACTATTATTCGTACGGATCTCAGGAATGGATACCGGCAAATAACTTGTTCGAAGGCTATAAGTGA